The Nicotiana tomentosiformis chromosome 9, ASM39032v3, whole genome shotgun sequence genome contains the following window.
tctctttcagaTCTATCCAAATGTTCTACTTGTAGTACCATAAAGGTCAAGTCTTTAGATCTACTCTCTCTGTGTTGTTAGATCTAGtttttgttcaaaaatgtgaaGTTGTTCTACTTAATAAGTATGTTGGAAGGGTAGTGTTACCATCAAATAATGTGTTTGTGTCAATGTATGATGAATTACTTCCCTGAGGAAGTGTTGGAGCATGTCTTCAATTTCTTGACTTCCCACAGGGACCGAAATGCGGTCTCTTTGGTCTGTAATTCCTGGTATAGAGTTGAGAGGTTCAGTAGAGAGAAGGTTTTTGTAGGGAATTGTTACGCGGTAAGCCCCGAGAGAGTGATTGCTAGGTTTCCGAGGCTTAGGTCGCTTACCTTGAAAGGGAAGCCCCATTTTGCGGATTTCAATTTGGTCCCTCATGATTGGGGAGGTTATGTTGACCCTTGGATTGAGGCGATGGCCGCGAGTGGTGTGAACTTGGAGGAGCTTCGTTTGAAGAGGATGGTGGTTTCGGATGAGAGCCTTGAGCTACTCTCGCGATCCTTTCCTAATTTTAAGTCTTTGATATTGGTTAGCTGTGAAGGTTTCTCCACTGATGGTCTTGCTGCTATTGCTTCCAATTGCAGGTATATATTCCTTTACTGCAGCAAATCTTTCAGCCTAATAGAATATATATGCATTATTATTTCTTACTTGTCTTATTGTTGGTGCATTCGATATGTGTGTTTGCTTTTCGTGAATTGCATTAATGTAGCAGTAGTCCTTTCCTATATTGCTGCAGTTCTTCATCCTTGTGGCTTCTCTGAGTATTCGTTCTTAACCAAGCAATATACCAAATTGTGCTGTTGGGATATTTCTCTGTTTTGCGATGTCAGTTTAGTTCTGCATGCTTGTTTAGTTTTGGCTATTAAACTCAGTCTACAGTTTACGCAAGTTCTGTTCTTCGGACTACTTTAATAAGTTCTAATAGAATAAGTCTTTCTCTTTTTGGTGGCTCATGGTAGTTCATGTTGAAATGTCATGTTTATTCGCAATCAACTGTCTCTTAAAGCTGCAAGCTTCTTTATAGCTCACTCTGCGTATGAAGTAAGATATGTAAACACCTTTCTTCGCTGCACCTTGGTTCTCTACAAATTTTCATACCCATGATGTCTTGGTGAAGAACGTCTGTGAGGAGCTGCAAGGATGGTTTGAACTTGTGTTAAGGCAAAATTGTGATGCATTTGAATGATACACAGGGTAGATGATTAATTGAAATTGATCGTCTGATTCTTGACAATTTTGGCAAGGGTATCTTCACTTTGATCATTTGGTTTCTTGTTAATTGGTTCTCATTTGCAGGTTTTTAAGGGAGTTGGATTTGCAGGAAAATGAAGTCGAAGATCGTAGAGGGCAGTGGCTTAGTTGTTTTTCAGAGAGCTGCACTACTCTTGTCTCTTTGAATTTTGCCTGCCTCAAAGGAGAAGTTAACTTGGCAGCTCTTGAGAGGCTAGTGGCTAGATGTCCAAACCTAAGAAGTCTGAGATTAAATCATACTGTGCCTCTTGATGCTCTTCAAAGGATTTTAGTTAAAGCTCCTCACTTAGTGGACTTGGGGACAGGGACTTTTGTCAGTGATCCAGTTTCTGAGACTTACAACAAACTAAAGAATGCTCTGCAGAGGTGTACTTCTATTAGGAGCTTGTCGGGGTTCTTGGAGGTTGCTCCTCGCTGCCTGCCTGCTATTTATCCAATTTGCCTGAATTTGTCGTCTCTGAACTTGAGCTACGCACCTGGAATCTACAGTGCTGAACTTATAAAGCTGATTCGTTTCTGTGGAAAATTAGAGCGCCTATGGGTTGATATTCTTGCCCCCCTTTTAATTATTTCCTTGTTGCCCTATTTTCCTACAAATGTTTGACACAGTAAATATTGATTTTACAGATTTTGGATACTATTGGAGATAAAGGGCTAGGTGTTGTGGCTTCTACTTGTAAAGAATTGCAGGAATTAAGGGTCTTCCCATCTGACCTTCATGGATTTGGCCATGCTGCTGTAACTGAAGAGGGCTTGGTTGCAATATCAGCCGGTTGTCCAAAACTCAACTCATTATTGTATTTCTGCCAGCAGATGACTAATGCTGCACTTATAACCGTTGCCAAAAATTGCCCAAACTTTATTCGTTTTAGATTGTGCACTCTTAACCCAACTGTGCCAGACGCAGTTACCATGCAGCCACTAGACGAAGGTTTTGGGGCAATTGTACAGTCGTGCAAAGGCCTCAAGCGGCTGTCAGTCTCTGGTCTTCTAACTGATCAGGTTTTCCTTTACATAGGAATGTATGCTGAGCAGCTTGAGATGCTCTCCATAGCCTTTGCTGGAGATAGTGACAAGGGGATGCTATATGTGTTGAACGGGTGCAAGAAAATGAAAAAGCTTGAGATCAGGGATAGCCCTTTTGGTAATGTGGCACTTCTGGCGGACGTGGGGAAGTATGAGACAATGCGATCCCTTTGGATGTCGTCCTGCCAAGTGACCCTTGGAGCATGCAAGGCTGTTGCTCAGAAGATGCCGAGGCTCAATGTGGAGATCATCAGTGAGAGCGACCAGACAGACACTTGCTCTGATGATAGGCAAAAGGTAGAGAAGATGTACTTGTATCGAACATTGGTTGGTCCCAGGAAGGATGCACCAGATTTCGTCCGGACGTTGTAGAGGACATGTGTGCATTTGCTTCCCTCTGCCTCTTGTAACTTTAATTTGTTCAAATGAACTGTTATGTATTCTTAGTTCAACTATCAACTTATTGGAATGGAGACCATTCACTTTTCTGAATCTGGTGATCCACAAATTTAAAGGGCATTTCTTTATCTTGCTGTATGGATCTCTTTGCATATTTCCGGCTTCATTTACTCCATAGCCAGGAAAATGTGGATAGATTTATGCGTGTTATATTTAACTTTCTACTCTAAATTCTCTCTGCCCAACTATATGATTTATAATCATTTTCAGATTGACTACTCTTTTAACTTGATAAGACTAGGATATGAATTAGTATATAAATGAGATTCTGAGGGATAAAAGtctaaaacttttctaaagttaTTCCTCATTAAATTTATAACTGATTACTTACGTTGACTTAATGGAACTTTTTAATTAAAGAAAGGTTTTGAAACACAACTACATTAGATCTTTAATTAGAGCAATCATATGCAATAAACATATGAATAAGCTCGCATCTCCTGCGATTACCTTGCAAGTCACAGAAAGATTAAAGTCTTACTCAAACCTAATCTGCTCTCTCAGATAATGATTTTTAAAGAACCCACCATTTGGGCAAGCAAAACTCTTTGCACCTCAACCtcattaaaaaagaagaaaaaagcacTGGAAGGAACCATAAGAAAATGAATCGTTGCTGCTCAAGAAACAGGCGACTGATCTGTTGTTCAAGGACTAAAACTATGTTCAACATTCTCTTACAGTGAATCTGTAACCTAGAAATCTGCGGAGAAAAAACAATTCAGTTTACTGATCAAT
Protein-coding sequences here:
- the LOC104099058 gene encoding protein AUXIN SIGNALING F-BOX 2-like — protein: MCLCQCMMNYFPEEVLEHVFNFLTSHRDRNAVSLVCNSWYRVERFSREKVFVGNCYAVSPERVIARFPRLRSLTLKGKPHFADFNLVPHDWGGYVDPWIEAMAASGVNLEELRLKRMVVSDESLELLSRSFPNFKSLILVSCEGFSTDGLAAIASNCRFLRELDLQENEVEDRRGQWLSCFSESCTTLVSLNFACLKGEVNLAALERLVARCPNLRSLRLNHTVPLDALQRILVKAPHLVDLGTGTFVSDPVSETYNKLKNALQRCTSIRSLSGFLEVAPRCLPAIYPICLNLSSLNLSYAPGIYSAELIKLIRFCGKLERLWILDTIGDKGLGVVASTCKELQELRVFPSDLHGFGHAAVTEEGLVAISAGCPKLNSLLYFCQQMTNAALITVAKNCPNFIRFRLCTLNPTVPDAVTMQPLDEGFGAIVQSCKGLKRLSVSGLLTDQVFLYIGMYAEQLEMLSIAFAGDSDKGMLYVLNGCKKMKKLEIRDSPFGNVALLADVGKYETMRSLWMSSCQVTLGACKAVAQKMPRLNVEIISESDQTDTCSDDRQKVEKMYLYRTLVGPRKDAPDFVRTL